Within the Deinococcota bacterium genome, the region CACGAAGAGCCCGCTGTGGGCCATGATGACGGCCAGGCCGAGCGTCTTTAGGGACACCGTCTTGCCGCCCATGTTCGGCCCCGTCACGATGAGCAGGCGCTTGTCCTCGTCCAGTTCGAAGGTGTTGGGCACGCAGCCGGCAATGAGCGGATGGCGAGCGCCGACGAGCCGGAGCCGCCCCCGGTCGTTGATGGCGGGCTCGGCCAGCTCCCAGTCGCGCGCCAGCCGAGCGCTCGCCGCCACCAGGTCGAGCTCGCCCAGGACCATGAGCGTCTCCTCGAGCCCCGGCTCGAAGGCCAGGCGCTGAGCCAGGGCGATGAGGATGCGCCGCACCTCGTCACGCTCCTCGAGCTCCAAAATCGCCAGCTCGTTGTTCATGGGCACCACCGCCTGCGGCTCCATGAAGACCGTCGCGCCCGAGTCCGAGCTGTCCAAAACGATGCCCGGCACCTTCGACTGGCTGCTGGCCTTGATGGGGATCACGTAGCGGTCGCGCCTCAGGGTAATAATCGGATCCTGGACGGCGTCGGCGTAGCGCGCCAAGAGCTCGGTCAGCCGCTCGCGGATGCGCCCACGCAAGGGGTTCAGACGCCGCCTGATGTCGCGCAGCTTGGGCGTGGCGTCGTCGCGCACGTTGCCGTCGGTGTCGAGCTGCTCGCGCACGAGCCGGAGCGCGCCGTCGAAGGAGCTCATCCTGCTGGCGAGCGCCGAGAGCGCCGGGCGCTCCGCGGCCAGGATCGAGCGCTTGATGGTGCCGGCGGCGTCCATGGTGTAGGCGATCTCCAGGATCTCCCGGCCGTCCAGCATCGAGCCGTCCCTGACGCGGCTAACCAGCGGGCGGATGTCGTGTACCCCGCCCAGGGCCAGCTCGGGGCCATAGCGGGCCTCGGCCACGCGCTGCCAGGCCAATTCGGCCGCGAAGCGGTCGCCGAGGGGCCGCAGCGCTTCGGCCCGCTCCACGCCCAAGCGGCTGCCCGCCCGCTCGGCCAGGGCGCTACGGACGCGGGCGAAGTCGAGCTTGTTTAGCGTCGTCTCGCTGACCTTCACAAGGGCACAGTATACGCGCTCTCTGGCAACAACGAAGGGGAGGAAGCTACTCGGGCCATAGCCCCTGCCACGAATCTTGAAGCCACGGACCCTGTAGCCACGGACGCCGTCCGCGGCGGGTTCACGCCGGCCGAGGCGCCCAGACCGGCCCCGTCCTATGACAGCGGATTGGAGATCTACCTCGCGCTTTTGCTCACCCCGAGCTTCTTACAGGGTCGCGCGCTATGATGGTTGAACTGCAAAGACATGGAGGCTGGCATGACGCATGATTTGGCTTCTGTAAAAGCGCTCACCTTCGACGTGTTCGGCACCGTCGTGGACTGGCGGACATCGATCATCGGCGAGTGCGAAGAACTCGCCGCCGCCACCGGTCAGGCTATGGACTGCGCGCGCTTTGCCGATGCCTGGCGGGACGGCTACCGGCCGGCCATGGACCGGGTTCAGCGCGGCGAGCTGCCCTGGACGACCATCGACCGCTTGCACCGGACGATCCTCGACGAGCTGCTGCGCGAGTTCGAGCTCACCGGTCTATCCGAAGCGCAAAAGGATCACTTGAACCGCGCCTGGCACCGGCTCACGCCATGGCCGGACTCGGTCGCCGGGCTGCGGCGCTTGCGCCAGCGCTTTATCACCGCCACACTCTCCAACGGCAACGTGGCGCTGCTCGTCAACATGGCCAAGCACAGTGACCTAGCCTGGGACTGCATTCTCTCGGCCGAGCTGGCGCGCCGTTACAAGCCGGATCCGGCGACCTACCAGATGGCCACCGATCTCCTGGGGCTCGAGCCGAGCGAGGTCATGATGGTCGCCGCCCACCAGAGCGACCTCCGCGCCGCCCAGGCCTGTGGTCTAAAGGCAGCGTTCATCCCGCGCCCGCTGGAGTTCGGCCCGGAGCGGGTGCCCGACCTTAGCCCCGACCCGGCCTTTGATATCGTCGCGCGCGATCTGGGCGAACTGGCGACGAAGCTCGGGGTGTGACGAGCTGCCAGCTCGAGCGGAGACAGCCCTCTCTGCTTTTGACGGGCTACCCGAGGCACAACTGCCACGGCTGCCACGGCAGGAAGGGCAGGCGGGGCTCGAACCCCACCGCGCAGCCAAGCGGCCGCTAATCGACCGTCCGAATCCGCCCCTCGAGCTCCGGGCCGATTGGAGAGCCTACGCGGATGGCCTCCTCGACCAGGTCCGCGTGCAGGGGCCCGGCGTGCTCGTCGATCAGCACCGGCACGCCGACGAGCATCTCGTAGCCGTCGCCGCCCGTGGCCAGGAAGGAATTGGTTGCCAGCGTGTAGCTGGCCCCTGGCTCGAGCGGCTCACCGCCGACGAGCACCTCGCGCACGCGGCTGCCAGGCTCGGCACCCGGGTCGTAGGAGAACGACAGGCCGCTCACCTGCAAAAAGCGGCCGTGCCCCTCCTCGACGCTGCTCACGCTCAGCTCGAGCATCTCGAGCAGGGTCTCTCCGGTGACCTCGAGCTTCACCACATGGTTCTCGAAGGGCAGCGTCTCGATCACGTCGCGCAGGGTCAGGGGGCCCGGCTCGATGACGCGGTCGGCACGGATCGAGCCGCCGTTCTGCATGCCGAT harbors:
- a CDS encoding haloacid dehalogenase type II, which translates into the protein MTHDLASVKALTFDVFGTVVDWRTSIIGECEELAAATGQAMDCARFADAWRDGYRPAMDRVQRGELPWTTIDRLHRTILDELLREFELTGLSEAQKDHLNRAWHRLTPWPDSVAGLRRLRQRFITATLSNGNVALLVNMAKHSDLAWDCILSAELARRYKPDPATYQMATDLLGLEPSEVMMVAAHQSDLRAAQACGLKAAFIPRPLEFGPERVPDLSPDPAFDIVARDLGELATKLGV